Part of the Planctomycetia bacterium genome is shown below.
AAAACAACCCGAAACTTCGCCGGCATGATCAAATGGGCCTGCCTCTTACAATACCTGCGATATGACGTCAAAATCGCGTTTTGAGACAAGGCCTAGTGTGGGCACGAACGTCCACGCGAAATACCGGAGTGCTCGCACGCCACATCGGTTCGCGCACGGTCGTTGGCGAACTATTACCGGTTGCGATAGCGCTGGCTCACGCGGCGCAGAATGTCGCGTTCCTCGGAACTGAGGTTCTGAATGCCCACTTCGTTCAAGCGGGCGAGAATGCCATCGAGGCGTTGTTCTTCTTGCGCTTCGGTCTCCAAACGCAGCTGCTCTCGGGCGCGGCGGCGGCGTTCCAGCCAGCGTTGCACCGTGTTCTTGCGGCGCGGCGTCGGCGGGGCCAGGCGGCGCTCCAGACTGGTGTAACCCTGTGAAAAATCGTAACCGAATGGGCCCCCTTCGTCCTGCTCGGAGTCCATCAGCCGCTCGATTTCCTGCTTAGCGCTGAAGAACAACAGAATGCTCACGACAGCCACCGGCGCCCAAAAGTTGGCGCCGACGTCGAACACCCCGACCCCCCAAGCCAGCAGCGGCAAGATTAAAGCGATGAACTGGCCGGTCCGCGCCGTTACCAGCGAGGCTTGGTTCGCTCCGACCGAAGGCGTCAGTGCCGCGCGGAGAATGCGGCCGCCATCCAAGGGCATCGCCGGAATCAGATTCGCGATCGTCAACACCCAGTTGAGATAAAAGGTGGTCTCCAAGATCAGGCGAAGCGACATCGCATTGCCCAACGCCGGCGGCCGCAGCACATGGAACAATCGGATCAGTTCGACGTCCATCGACCACATCACCGGCAGCAAGCCGAGACAGACGAGCAGATTCGCCGTCGGCCCGGCCATTGCGACGCGCATTTCGTCTTGGGGCTCACCGTCGAAATGCGCCGAGGCCAGTCCCCCGAGCGGAAAAAGCACGACCTGACTCACACTGCCGCCGAGTCGCCAGGCGGCGAGGCAATGGCCGAATTCATGCAGGACGACGCTGGCAAACAGCAATAGCGTGGTCAGCAGGGCATGCCAGGCCGCATGAGCGGGGGCCGCCGGCGTGAGCGTCGCGATGTAAACCAGCAGCACCGCCAAGAACACGAACGAGGCGTGCAGCTTGACGCGCACCCCGGCCCAGCGACCCAGGTATAAGTACCACCCGGAGTGGTCGTGCATGGCATTAGTGGGGAGACGACGGATGATCCCGCCGCTGCCCCGGCAGGCTTCGTGGCTCGTAACCACGTCATCTTATCAAGCTGGCCAAACCTCGGCAAATACTCCGCCGACTGCGCCGGCCAAACCGACACCACGAACGGAAAACACCGGCTACCTAACCACTTACGCGGCCAGGCCTCGGCGCACACCGCCAGACTCGCTTACATAACTTGCCAGCGGCGCCGCTCCAAGCGACGCCTAGTTGCCGAAGCCAGCGGCGGTCAAATCGCCGTCGATTCCGCCCCACATGCCGCCGGATTGCGCTCCGAGCGTCGAGATGGAGCCAATCGCCACCAGCAGAATTAGGGCTAGCATCACCGCGTATTCCACGGCAGTTGCCCCATCTTCGTCGCGCAGGAAATTGAACAGCTTAGACATGGTTACCACCTACCTTCCAGATTTACCCGAACGGGTCGCTTGAGATGAGTGTGCCTGCACTTCAGGCTAAGAAAACCTAGGTCACTCTTTCGGGGAAGTCAAATTCACAGTTGCGAAATGGGATTAACGAAGACGGGCGCAACCGCGAAAAACGCAAAATCGCGCGAAATGTTCTGGGCCGCTCATCACCGCTGCCGCTCGAAATAGCGGGAACGATCAACGCCATCGGCGGACGATCGCAACTCTCCCAGTTTTCGCGTTTTTTCGCGCATTTCGCGGTTAACTCCTCTGCCATCCGTGCCGCCGGAGATTCGACCTCGCCCGGCAAAAGCGTTATATTCGCCGGTCCTTCGTTCCCATTCGCTTCTGGAGATCGCCGCGAT
Proteins encoded:
- a CDS encoding Flp family type IVb pilin codes for the protein MSKLFNFLRDEDGATAVEYAVMLALILLVAIGSISTLGAQSGGMWGGIDGDLTAAGFGN
- a CDS encoding site-2 protease family protein is translated as MHDHSGWYLYLGRWAGVRVKLHASFVFLAVLLVYIATLTPAAPAHAAWHALLTTLLLFASVVLHEFGHCLAAWRLGGSVSQVVLFPLGGLASAHFDGEPQDEMRVAMAGPTANLLVCLGLLPVMWSMDVELIRLFHVLRPPALGNAMSLRLILETTFYLNWVLTIANLIPAMPLDGGRILRAALTPSVGANQASLVTARTGQFIALILPLLAWGVGVFDVGANFWAPVAVVSILLFFSAKQEIERLMDSEQDEGGPFGYDFSQGYTSLERRLAPPTPRRKNTVQRWLERRRRAREQLRLETEAQEEQRLDGILARLNEVGIQNLSSEERDILRRVSQRYRNR